The segment CGCCCTGGTCAACTCGGTCAACCCGTATCGGCTGGCGGGTCAGGAGAGTGCGGCGTGGGAGGTGGTCGACGACCTGGGACTGGCCCCGGCGGTCCACTCTCTGCCCGTTGGCAATGCCGGCAACATCTCGGCGTATTGGGCCGGATACCGGGCGGTGGGTGAGGCGCCGCAGATGTGGGGGTTCCAGGCCGCAGGCGCGGCACCGTTGGTGAGCGGTGAGATCGTGGACCATCCGGAAACGGTGGCCACGGCCATCCGCATCGGCAACCCGGCGTCCTGGGAGAAGGCGATCGACGCCCGGGACGGATCGGGTGGGCGGATCGAGGCGGTCACCGACGATCAGATCCTCGCCGCCTACGACCTGCTGGCAGCGGAAGAGGGTGTGTTCTGCGAACCGGCCTCTGCCGCCGGCGTCGCCGGCATCCTCGCCTTCGCCGGCGAGCTGCCGGAGGGGCCGATCGTGTGCACCCTCACCGGCCACGGCCTCAAGGACCCCGGTACCGCGCTCGATGGGATCGGCGCGCCGGAGACGGTCCCGGCGACCCTGGAGGAGGTGCTCGACCGCCTCGGCTGGTAGTCG is part of the Acidimicrobiia bacterium genome and harbors:
- the thrC gene encoding threonine synthase; its protein translation is MNRGVIERYRDRLPITDATPIITLGEGSTPLIPAPRISELVGREVWLKVEGANPTGSFKDRGMTVAVSKAVEAGATAVVCASTGNTSASAAAYAARAGIECVVVLPAGNVALGKLAQAVRHGATVVAVDSGFDEALTVVRALGERPGVALVNSVNPYRLAGQESAAWEVVDDLGLAPAVHSLPVGNAGNISAYWAGYRAVGEAPQMWGFQAAGAAPLVSGEIVDHPETVATAIRIGNPASWEKAIDARDGSGGRIEAVTDDQILAAYDLLAAEEGVFCEPASAAGVAGILAFAGELPEGPIVCTLTGHGLKDPGTALDGIGAPETVPATLEEVLDRLGW